The Tardiphaga alba genome includes a window with the following:
- a CDS encoding MucR family transcriptional regulator, which translates to MTDTAGKSFIDLTATIVSAYVANNPMPAAELPALINQVHGALVRVSNGAPAVTTSEPAKPAVSVKKSMTAEYLVCLEDGKRFKSLKRHLRTQYGMTPEQYREKWGLPADYPMVAPNYAVARSQLAKKMGLGQQRKRRGK; encoded by the coding sequence ATGACCGACACCGCCGGCAAGAGTTTCATCGACCTGACGGCAACGATCGTGTCGGCCTATGTGGCCAACAATCCGATGCCGGCGGCGGAATTGCCGGCTTTGATCAACCAGGTGCATGGCGCGCTGGTGCGGGTGTCGAACGGGGCGCCGGCGGTGACAACCAGCGAGCCGGCCAAGCCCGCGGTCTCGGTCAAGAAGTCGATGACCGCCGAATATCTGGTTTGTCTCGAAGACGGCAAACGCTTCAAGTCGCTGAAGCGGCATTTGCGGACCCAGTATGGCATGACCCCGGAGCAGTATCGCGAGAAGTGGGGCCTGCCGGCCGACTATCCCATGGTCGCGCCCAATTATGCGGTGGCACGCTCGCAGCTGGCCAAGAAGATGGGCCTCGGCCAGCAGCGCAAACGCCGCGGCAAATAG
- a CDS encoding DUF6456 domain-containing protein, with amino-acid sequence MRTAGSRRETPDPINPHRARHLSLQARNVLTDEGVASVLVNDGESPLAWLARRKGRDGRSMISPQQFIAGEKLRADFTRGNMAPRVTANWSAPTGGRPRGSGLSPGDMTDVMITSRQKVGQALDACGPEFSGLLMDVCCFLRGLEDIERERSWPARSAKVVLQLGLDRLARHYGLADEAKGRSAKLRTWLAEDAAFEV; translated from the coding sequence ATGAGAACAGCAGGAAGCCGCCGAGAGACACCGGATCCGATCAATCCGCATCGCGCGCGTCATCTGTCGCTGCAAGCGCGCAATGTGCTCACCGACGAGGGCGTGGCCAGCGTTCTGGTCAATGATGGCGAGAGCCCGCTGGCCTGGCTGGCGCGGCGCAAGGGCCGCGATGGCCGCAGCATGATCTCGCCGCAGCAATTTATCGCCGGCGAGAAGCTGCGCGCCGATTTCACCCGCGGCAACATGGCCCCGCGCGTTACCGCCAACTGGTCCGCACCGACCGGAGGCCGGCCGCGGGGCTCCGGCCTCAGTCCAGGCGACATGACCGATGTCATGATCACATCGCGGCAGAAGGTCGGGCAGGCGCTCGATGCCTGCGGTCCCGAATTCTCGGGGCTGCTGATGGATGTCTGCTGCTTCCTGCGCGGCCTCGAGGATATCGAGCGTGAACGGAGCTGGCCGGCGCGCTCGGCCAAGGTCGTGCTGCAGCTCGGGCTCGACCGGCTCGCGCGGCATTACGGCCTTGCGGACGAGGCCAAAGGCAGGTCGGCGAAGCTGCGGACCTGGCTCGCGGAGGATGCGGCGTTCGAGGTTTAG
- a CDS encoding SufE family protein, producing the protein MTTTIDDIRANFELLEDWDDRYRYVIELGRTLAPMPDDEHSAANKVNGCASQVWLSRKVAQSDTGAPVLSYLGDSDAHIVRGLIAILLSLYSDRTPKDILATDAIAVFDELGFRDHLTPQRSNGLRSMVERIRNDARATLETAG; encoded by the coding sequence ATGACCACGACCATCGACGACATCCGCGCCAATTTCGAGCTGCTCGAAGACTGGGACGACCGCTATCGCTATGTCATCGAGCTCGGCCGCACGCTTGCGCCGATGCCGGACGACGAGCATTCGGCCGCCAACAAGGTCAATGGCTGCGCCAGCCAGGTCTGGCTCTCGCGCAAGGTCGCGCAAAGCGACACCGGTGCGCCGGTGCTGAGCTATCTCGGCGACAGCGACGCCCATATCGTCCGCGGCCTGATCGCGATCCTGCTGTCGCTCTATTCCGATCGCACGCCGAAGGACATTCTGGCCACCGACGCCATCGCCGTATTCGACGAACTCGGTTTTCGCGACCACCTCACCCCGCAGCGCTCGAACGGGTTGCGCTCGATGGTCGAGCGCATCCGCAACGACGCCCGCGCGACGCTGGAAACCGCGGGCTAA
- a CDS encoding DUF5330 domain-containing protein has translation MFFLLRMAFWIGLVLVLLPRDHTPEADKAAPQVGASDAISAATAAASDMSQFCKRQPQACEVGGNAAAFIGERAKEGARKVYQIITEKKPDTTGSIGGEGSEQGDVAMVQPNTLTQDDLAVEWHSPDAPPAP, from the coding sequence ATGTTCTTCCTGCTGCGCATGGCATTCTGGATCGGGCTGGTGCTCGTGCTGCTGCCGCGGGATCACACGCCCGAGGCCGACAAGGCGGCGCCACAGGTCGGCGCTTCCGACGCGATCTCTGCTGCGACCGCTGCCGCATCGGATATGAGCCAGTTCTGCAAGCGCCAGCCGCAGGCTTGCGAGGTCGGCGGCAATGCCGCGGCCTTTATCGGCGAACGCGCCAAGGAAGGCGCGCGCAAGGTCTATCAGATCATCACCGAGAAAAAGCCCGACACCACCGGCTCGATTGGCGGCGAAGGCAGCGAGCAAGGCGATGTCGCCATGGTGCAGCCGAATACGCTCACCCAGGACGATCTCGCGGTGGAATGGCATTCGCCCGACGCACCGCCCGCCCCGTAA
- a CDS encoding PAS domain-containing sensor histidine kinase codes for MNIIRDCLDAMLHPSARYDALTSARHRAFMAPRLIGSLAAFAAFPVYLAMRGAPTAIEVAAFAWLIAPILLSYFLSRTGRYENAQLMSSVALASLVMMVAISTGGIASFAAIWLVVVPIEAALSASRRVVAFASMLALACVGLLAALTGLAWLPASEAAVASHAIFMTFGIASATLYAAGLAFGAESLGRTSVSLLNVEENRYRLLARHMSDVISRHRPNGTVQFISPAAEALVGVQPQRLLGHGLFDRVHVADRPAYLTALSDAARGGEARSVEFRLRRDGARNERAAADFIWVEMRCQPLEAADDRTVPANAETEVVAVLRDVTDRKLQQDALEEARIVAERADASKTRFLATMSHELRTPLNAIIGFSDMMAQEDVLMLDAAKRQEYARLINDSGLHLLSVVNGILDMSKIESGSFELAPEPFAPRSVLINCCNLLALKASDNGVDLITDAPKDLPEVNGDPRAFRQILLNLVSNAIKFTERGGSVTVTAGVEAARLIVRVRDTGVGIAADDLARIGDPFFQAGQTYHQRRHEGTGLGLSIVKSLVGLHGGEMQVQSRVGEGTTVTIALPLDYAPPVAAPSNITTLTPAPRSAPPETLDQVKKSA; via the coding sequence TTGAACATCATTCGCGACTGTCTTGATGCGATGCTGCACCCTTCAGCGCGCTATGATGCGTTGACCAGTGCGCGGCACCGCGCCTTCATGGCACCGCGTCTGATCGGTAGTCTCGCAGCCTTCGCGGCGTTTCCCGTCTATCTGGCGATGCGCGGCGCGCCGACGGCCATCGAGGTCGCGGCATTTGCGTGGCTGATCGCGCCGATCCTGTTGTCCTATTTCCTGTCGCGGACCGGCCGCTACGAAAACGCGCAGCTGATGTCGTCGGTCGCGCTCGCAAGCCTCGTGATGATGGTGGCCATCTCCACCGGCGGTATCGCGTCCTTCGCCGCGATCTGGCTCGTGGTGGTTCCCATCGAGGCCGCGTTGTCGGCGTCGCGCCGCGTCGTCGCATTCGCCTCCATGCTGGCGCTCGCCTGCGTCGGTCTACTGGCGGCGCTGACCGGGCTCGCCTGGCTGCCGGCCTCCGAAGCGGCTGTCGCCAGCCATGCCATCTTCATGACCTTCGGCATCGCATCCGCCACGCTTTATGCAGCCGGTCTCGCCTTCGGCGCGGAATCGCTCGGCCGCACCAGTGTGTCGCTGCTCAATGTCGAGGAAAACCGCTATCGCCTGCTGGCCCGGCACATGAGCGACGTGATCTCGCGTCACCGTCCGAACGGCACCGTGCAGTTCATCTCGCCGGCCGCCGAAGCGCTGGTGGGCGTGCAGCCGCAGCGTCTGCTCGGCCATGGCCTGTTCGATCGCGTCCATGTTGCCGATCGTCCGGCCTATCTCACCGCATTGTCCGATGCGGCGCGGGGCGGTGAGGCGCGCAGCGTCGAATTCCGGCTGCGCCGCGACGGCGCGCGCAACGAGCGTGCCGCTGCCGATTTCATCTGGGTCGAGATGCGATGCCAGCCGCTCGAGGCGGCCGACGATCGCACCGTGCCGGCCAATGCCGAGACCGAAGTGGTGGCCGTGCTGCGTGACGTCACCGATCGCAAGCTGCAGCAGGATGCGCTGGAAGAAGCGCGGATCGTCGCCGAGCGCGCCGATGCTTCGAAGACAAGATTCTTGGCCACCATGAGCCATGAACTGCGCACGCCGCTGAATGCCATTATCGGCTTCTCAGACATGATGGCGCAGGAAGACGTGCTGATGCTGGACGCTGCCAAGCGCCAGGAATATGCGCGGCTGATCAATGATTCCGGCCTGCATCTGTTGTCGGTGGTGAATGGCATCCTCGATATGTCGAAGATCGAGTCCGGCAGTTTCGAACTGGCGCCCGAGCCGTTCGCACCGCGCTCGGTGCTGATCAATTGCTGCAATCTGCTGGCGCTGAAGGCGAGCGACAACGGCGTCGACCTGATCACCGATGCGCCGAAGGACCTGCCCGAAGTGAACGGCGATCCGCGCGCGTTCCGTCAGATCCTGCTCAATCTCGTCTCCAACGCCATCAAGTTCACCGAGCGCGGCGGCAGCGTCACCGTCACCGCCGGCGTCGAAGCGGCGCGTCTGATCGTGCGCGTGCGTGACACTGGTGTCGGCATCGCGGCCGACGATCTCGCGCGGATCGGCGATCCGTTCTTCCAGGCCGGCCAGACCTATCATCAGCGCCGCCACGAAGGCACCGGCCTCGGCCTCTCGATCGTCAAGAGTTTGGTCGGGCTGCATGGCGGCGAGATGCAGGTGCAGAGCCGCGTCGGCGAGGGGACCACGGTCACCATCGCACTGCCGCTCGACTATGCGCCGCCGGTGGCCGCACCGAGCAACATCACGACATTGACGCCCGCGCCGCGTAGCGCGCCGCCCGAGACCCTCGATCAGGTGAAGAAGAGTGCCTAA
- a CDS encoding peptidoglycan-binding domain-containing protein produces the protein MPKASSKSAKSKRARAVVVDEPAERGLFMRMLLHSPKDMVAGLIAFSAVSAIIANAIFLQKGHHPSPMFGSSTVVAFPAPTPTMNPLPKPRPSDATLTSMDTRLDTRMLDSRPVNAASEAKPSVVAKPAEQRSGDPMGNLVKATAAPAPTTASVARPPAAIPHAGKVDPLGDLITNTRRVAAVQRALTEFGYGQLKPTGNVGSDTAAAIQRFERERKLPVTGQMSDRMVRELAAVTGRAID, from the coding sequence GTGCCTAAAGCAAGTTCCAAATCCGCCAAGTCCAAGCGCGCCCGTGCTGTCGTCGTCGATGAGCCGGCCGAGCGCGGGCTGTTCATGCGCATGTTGCTGCACAGCCCGAAGGACATGGTGGCAGGGCTGATCGCATTCTCCGCGGTGAGTGCGATCATTGCCAATGCGATCTTCCTGCAGAAAGGCCATCATCCGTCGCCGATGTTCGGCAGCAGCACGGTGGTGGCGTTTCCGGCGCCGACACCGACAATGAATCCGCTGCCGAAGCCGCGCCCGAGCGATGCGACGCTGACCTCGATGGATACCAGGCTCGACACGCGCATGCTGGATTCCCGGCCTGTGAATGCAGCCAGCGAAGCCAAGCCATCGGTGGTGGCGAAACCTGCCGAGCAGCGCAGTGGCGATCCGATGGGCAATCTCGTCAAGGCGACGGCTGCGCCTGCGCCGACTACGGCCTCGGTGGCGCGGCCGCCGGCAGCGATCCCGCATGCCGGCAAGGTCGATCCGCTCGGCGATCTCATCACCAATACCCGCCGCGTTGCCGCCGTGCAGCGCGCGCTCACCGAATTCGGCTATGGTCAGTTGAAGCCCACCGGCAATGTCGGCTCCGATACCGCGGCCGCGATCCAGCGCTTCGAACGCGAACGCAAGCTGCCGGTGACCGGGCAGATGTCCGATCGCATGGTGCGCGAGCTCGCCGCCGTCACCGGCCGCGCGATCGACTAG
- a CDS encoding DUF1491 family protein, producing the protein MSRLKSSIWVAAYLRRCQTEGVFGAVRRRGAEEAGAVFIKLALLDGTAMLFTPAPQSAYDDSRPSDRVFAPSPPQPVEEQKVEERLQKEINFDPDLWIVEIEDRAGRHFLDLVKA; encoded by the coding sequence ATGAGCCGTTTGAAATCATCCATATGGGTGGCCGCCTATCTGCGCCGCTGCCAGACCGAAGGCGTGTTCGGTGCGGTACGTCGTCGTGGTGCGGAGGAGGCGGGAGCGGTGTTCATCAAGCTGGCGCTGCTCGACGGCACCGCCATGCTGTTCACGCCGGCACCGCAATCCGCCTATGACGACAGCCGTCCGAGCGATCGCGTGTTCGCGCCATCGCCGCCGCAGCCGGTGGAAGAGCAGAAGGTCGAGGAGCGGCTGCAGAAAGAGATCAACTTCGATCCCGATCTCTGGATCGTCGAGATCGAGGACAGAGCCGGCCGGCACTTTCTGGATCTGGTGAAGGCCTAG
- a CDS encoding DUF2336 domain-containing protein, with the protein MTSPPMFPGFDGLMTLSRREGVDIRPTLLRVLTDLYVQSPTHSADEEKQFVELTSRLIEQVDDATRAAVRGRLSIYPNTPRVILDQLALRPNTSDKPLPLAPAIAPEAPAAPTLQQPAPPPSRIVNRTMQPQDAAEISNLFFAANAAERAKMLHNLADTPLQPSARIPQSRAARAMHILEMAAFAEDRENFAREISEALMLPIAIADQVVNDPGGEALACCAKALGMSSAIFQRVLLFLNPEFGASVNNVYRLSRMYDVLTERAALIMVAAWRGAHLAATRAKFRPTLYDDERQRARPAMPSSRPSVQPGIDITRIRNTSGS; encoded by the coding sequence ATGACCTCTCCTCCGATGTTTCCGGGCTTCGATGGCCTGATGACATTATCGCGCCGTGAAGGCGTCGATATCCGTCCGACATTGCTGCGCGTGCTGACCGATCTCTATGTGCAGTCGCCCACCCATTCCGCCGACGAAGAGAAACAGTTCGTCGAACTGACCTCGCGTCTGATCGAGCAGGTCGATGACGCCACCCGCGCCGCCGTGCGTGGCCGGCTGTCGATCTATCCGAACACGCCGCGCGTGATCCTCGACCAGCTCGCATTGCGCCCGAACACCTCGGACAAGCCGTTGCCGCTGGCGCCTGCCATCGCGCCGGAAGCGCCGGCCGCGCCGACATTGCAGCAGCCCGCACCGCCGCCGTCGCGCATCGTCAACCGCACGATGCAGCCGCAGGACGCCGCGGAAATCAGCAACCTGTTCTTCGCCGCCAATGCCGCCGAACGCGCGAAAATGCTGCACAATCTCGCCGACACGCCGCTGCAGCCCTCGGCCCGCATTCCGCAGTCGCGTGCTGCGCGTGCCATGCACATTCTCGAAATGGCGGCCTTCGCCGAAGATCGCGAAAACTTCGCGCGCGAGATCAGCGAAGCCCTGATGCTGCCCATCGCGATCGCCGATCAGGTGGTGAACGATCCCGGCGGCGAGGCGCTTGCCTGCTGCGCCAAGGCGCTTGGCATGTCGAGCGCGATCTTTCAGCGCGTGCTGCTGTTCCTCAATCCGGAATTCGGCGCGTCGGTGAACAATGTCTATCGGCTGTCGCGCATGTATGACGTGCTGACCGAGCGCGCGGCACTGATCATGGTGGCCGCCTGGCGCGGCGCACATCTCGCAGCCACGCGTGCGAAATTCCGCCCGACTCTGTATGACGACGAGCGCCAGCGCGCCCGCCCCGCCATGCCGTCGTCGCGCCCGAGCGTGCAGCCCGGCATCGACATCACACGCATCCGCAATACGTCGGGAAGCTAG
- a CDS encoding beta strand repeat-containing protein, whose protein sequence is MLRNNSYSGATTVAGGTLTADRDNAFSKTSATTVSTGGTIDLGSYAQVIDSVTLDGGMLKNGTLTGTIASKGGAVSDLAGTTSLTLSSGTTTISGANAYTGATTVNGGVLAVTGTLGSSAVTVNSGGALQGSGTITQSVSIASGGALTGSAGATLTMGALTLSSGSAIDIDFGATPASGALFDVTGTLTLDGTLNITNTGAFGVGVYRMFNYGTLVNNGLTIGNLPSGTDANALTLRTGGGQVNLVNASGLDLQFWNGPASAGPGSGTVNGGSGTWSLNGGNWSDASGTFNGNMNPSPGFAVFEGNPGTVTVDNSAGQIVSAGMQFVTSGYEVIGDAIELGDPLTTIRVGDGTTASASTTAIMGSALIGSGGLQKTDFGTLILTGANSYSGETRIEGGTLQAGAVNTFSQGSLTTVATGGTLDLGGFVQTINSVTLAGGALGNGTLTGAISSSGGSVFDLAGTASLDLTGGTTTLTGNNTFTGAITIGSGATLAGGSINAFNAATALTAGTGATIDLGGFAQAINSITLSGGTLTNGVLTGDISSSGGTISNLSGTASLATSSGTTTLSGANAFTGYTTVSGGTLTASNDQAFSAASQIVVTSGVVDLGGFAQTINEISLSNGTLKSGSLAGAISSLNGTISDISGTASLTVASSPLADALTTLSGSNAYTGATVVKSGTLTATSANAFSAASATTVEAGGR, encoded by the coding sequence GTGCTCAGAAACAACAGCTATAGCGGAGCGACGACTGTCGCAGGCGGAACGCTCACGGCCGACAGGGATAATGCGTTCAGTAAAACAAGCGCGACCACGGTCAGCACCGGCGGCACGATCGACCTCGGTAGCTACGCGCAGGTCATCGACAGCGTGACGCTGGACGGCGGCATGCTGAAGAACGGCACGCTCACGGGCACGATTGCGTCCAAAGGCGGGGCTGTGTCCGATCTCGCAGGCACGACGTCGCTGACACTCAGCAGCGGCACGACGACGATTTCCGGCGCCAACGCCTATACCGGCGCGACGACGGTGAATGGCGGTGTCCTTGCCGTGACCGGCACGCTCGGCAGCAGCGCCGTCACCGTCAATTCCGGCGGCGCATTGCAAGGCAGCGGCACGATCACCCAGTCGGTTTCGATCGCCAGTGGCGGCGCGCTGACCGGCAGCGCAGGCGCGACACTGACCATGGGCGCGCTGACCCTGTCATCGGGCTCGGCCATCGATATAGATTTCGGGGCAACGCCCGCGAGCGGCGCGCTGTTCGATGTCACCGGCACGCTCACGCTCGATGGCACGCTCAACATCACCAACACCGGTGCATTCGGCGTCGGCGTGTATCGCATGTTCAACTACGGCACGCTGGTCAATAACGGCCTCACGATCGGCAACTTGCCCTCAGGGACGGACGCGAATGCGCTGACGCTGCGCACCGGTGGCGGCCAGGTCAATCTCGTCAATGCATCGGGCCTCGATCTGCAGTTCTGGAACGGGCCAGCGTCGGCGGGGCCGGGCAGCGGCACGGTTAATGGCGGCAGCGGGACGTGGAGCCTGAATGGAGGTAACTGGAGCGATGCGTCGGGTACATTCAATGGAAATATGAATCCGTCGCCCGGCTTCGCCGTCTTCGAAGGCAATCCAGGCACGGTCACGGTGGACAATTCCGCCGGACAGATTGTCAGCGCCGGCATGCAATTCGTTACCAGTGGCTATGAGGTCATCGGTGATGCGATCGAACTGGGTGATCCGTTGACGACCATCCGCGTCGGTGACGGCACCACTGCAAGCGCGAGCACCACTGCAATCATGGGATCTGCGCTGATCGGATCAGGCGGCCTGCAGAAAACGGATTTCGGCACGCTCATTCTGACTGGCGCCAACAGCTATAGCGGTGAGACACGGATCGAAGGCGGCACGCTACAGGCCGGCGCTGTCAACACATTCAGCCAGGGCAGCCTGACCACAGTCGCAACCGGCGGCACGCTCGATCTCGGCGGCTTCGTGCAGACGATCAATTCCGTCACGCTCGCCGGTGGCGCGCTGGGCAATGGCACGCTGACCGGCGCGATCTCGTCATCGGGCGGCTCGGTCTTCGATCTCGCCGGTACCGCGTCGCTTGATTTGACCGGCGGCACGACGACCCTGACAGGGAACAACACTTTCACGGGTGCGATTACGATCGGTAGCGGCGCGACGCTGGCGGGCGGCTCGATCAACGCGTTCAACGCCGCGACCGCGCTCACGGCGGGCACCGGCGCCACGATCGATCTCGGCGGTTTTGCGCAGGCGATCAACAGCATCACGCTGTCCGGCGGCACGTTGACGAATGGCGTACTGACCGGCGATATCTCATCGTCGGGCGGAACGATTTCAAATCTGTCCGGCACAGCGTCGCTGGCGACGTCATCCGGTACGACCACACTGTCGGGCGCCAATGCCTTTACCGGTTACACCACTGTGTCTGGCGGAACGCTGACGGCGAGCAATGATCAAGCATTCAGCGCGGCTAGTCAGATCGTCGTGACGTCGGGAGTCGTGGATCTCGGCGGATTTGCGCAGACGATCAACGAGATCAGCTTGTCCAATGGAACGCTGAAGAGCGGATCGCTGGCGGGCGCCATCTCGTCATTGAACGGGACGATATCAGACATTTCGGGCACGGCGTCGCTGACGGTTGCAAGCAGCCCGCTCGCCGACGCCTTGACAACATTGTCGGGCAGCAACGCCTATACCGGCGCGACCGTCGTCAAGAGTGGAACGCTCACGGCGACATCCGCCAATGCGTTCAGCGCTGCAAGCGCGACGACAGTCGAAGCTGGGGGACGCTGA
- a CDS encoding autotransporter domain-containing protein, giving the protein MSGLSGTASLEVTSGTTTLSGTNIYTGATLVTSGTLIGTANAFSADSETTVAADGTLDLGGFAQNIAKVNLAGGYLQYGTLTGAITSTGGIMIDIGGIASFTLNSGDAMLRGANTFTGDTTLNGGTLRVGNDYTLSQGSLTTVNSGAVLDLGATLQAVDKLVLAGGTLKNGALAGDIFSEGGIIANMSGAASLTTTAGLTTLSGSIDYTGATNVNGGRLAVNTTLLTSALTVNTGGEIGGNGTVGNLTINGGTLAPGNSIGTLTVQGSLTLDAASHYMVEVSPTNADRVNVTDIAKLGNATVNAHFAPGSYIAKTYTILNAAGGIDGKFGAQVNTDLPSSFNSTLGYDGNNVYLYLALNYDPPTFGGGLSGNQRHVANALVGYYDATGGIPLAFGALTPMGLTQVSGETATGAQQTTFDAMSQFMGVMTDPFTAGRNMAGQGAAAFAEDDAMAYAPRGRDIRDALAMATKAAPVVPAFEGYWNVWAAGVGGTRSTDGHALTGSNTTTSRIAGSVVGADYRIAPNTIAGLSMAGGGTSFSVANGGSGSTDLFQAGAFLRHHVGSAYVTAAAAYGWQNISTDRIMTAAGSDRLHAQFTAHAYSGRVELGNRLVMPWIGGFGLTPFAAAQVTALDLPAYAEQAAGASLFTLDYAAKTAISTRTELGLRGDKSFAMQDAILTLRGRAAWAHDFNRDRSVAAAFQSLPGASFVVNGAQQAANTALTSASAEIAFSNGISLSATFDGEFSDVTQSYAGKGVVRYAW; this is encoded by the coding sequence GTGTCGGGCTTGTCAGGCACGGCGTCGCTGGAGGTGACATCGGGCACGACGACTCTGTCCGGGACCAACATCTATACGGGGGCTACACTCGTCACCAGCGGCACGCTGATCGGCACGGCGAATGCATTCAGCGCAGATAGTGAGACGACGGTGGCCGCCGACGGCACGCTGGATCTCGGCGGCTTCGCGCAGAACATCGCCAAGGTCAATCTTGCCGGCGGCTATCTGCAATACGGCACGCTCACGGGCGCCATCACGTCCACCGGCGGCATCATGATCGATATCGGGGGGATCGCATCGTTCACCTTAAACAGCGGCGACGCGATGCTGCGCGGCGCCAACACATTCACCGGCGACACGACCCTGAATGGTGGCACGCTGCGGGTCGGCAATGATTATACGCTCAGCCAGGGCAGCCTCACCACCGTCAATAGTGGTGCGGTACTGGATCTCGGCGCGACATTGCAGGCAGTCGATAAACTGGTTCTTGCCGGCGGTACGCTGAAGAACGGCGCGCTCGCGGGGGACATTTTCTCGGAAGGCGGCATCATCGCAAATATGTCCGGCGCGGCATCGCTGACGACCACGGCGGGCCTGACGACGCTCTCCGGCTCCATCGACTATACAGGCGCGACCAATGTGAACGGCGGTCGTCTCGCGGTGAACACCACGTTGCTGACATCGGCGCTGACGGTGAACACCGGCGGCGAGATCGGCGGCAACGGCACGGTCGGCAATCTGACCATCAATGGCGGCACGCTGGCGCCGGGCAACTCCATCGGCACGCTGACGGTGCAGGGCAGCCTCACCCTCGATGCGGCGTCGCATTACATGGTCGAAGTGTCACCGACCAATGCGGATCGCGTCAATGTGACGGATATCGCCAAGCTCGGCAACGCCACCGTGAACGCGCATTTTGCGCCCGGCAGCTATATCGCGAAGACCTACACCATCCTCAATGCGGCCGGCGGTATCGATGGCAAATTCGGTGCGCAGGTGAACACCGATCTGCCGAGCAGTTTCAATTCGACGCTCGGTTATGATGGCAACAATGTCTATCTGTATCTCGCGCTCAACTACGATCCGCCGACATTCGGCGGCGGACTGTCGGGCAACCAGCGCCATGTCGCCAATGCGCTGGTCGGATATTACGACGCGACCGGCGGCATTCCGCTTGCCTTCGGCGCGCTGACGCCGATGGGGCTGACGCAGGTCTCCGGCGAAACCGCGACGGGCGCGCAGCAGACGACCTTCGACGCCATGAGCCAGTTCATGGGCGTCATGACCGATCCGTTCACCGCAGGCCGCAATATGGCCGGGCAGGGGGCTGCGGCCTTCGCGGAAGACGACGCGATGGCCTATGCGCCGCGCGGCCGCGATATCCGCGATGCGCTTGCGATGGCAACGAAGGCGGCGCCTGTGGTGCCGGCCTTCGAAGGATACTGGAATGTCTGGGCCGCGGGCGTTGGCGGCACGCGATCGACGGATGGCCATGCGCTGACCGGATCTAACACCACCACCTCGCGCATTGCCGGCTCTGTAGTCGGTGCTGACTATCGTATCGCGCCCAACACCATCGCGGGCTTGTCGATGGCCGGCGGCGGCACCAGTTTCTCGGTGGCCAATGGCGGCTCGGGCAGCACGGACCTGTTCCAGGCCGGCGCCTTCCTGCGCCATCATGTCGGTTCGGCCTATGTCACCGCAGCGGCAGCCTATGGCTGGCAGAACATCTCGACCGATCGCATCATGACGGCCGCAGGTTCAGATCGCCTGCACGCGCAATTCACTGCGCATGCCTATTCGGGCCGTGTCGAACTCGGCAACCGTCTCGTGATGCCGTGGATCGGCGGATTTGGTCTTACGCCATTCGCTGCGGCGCAGGTGACGGCGCTCGATTTGCCCGCCTATGCGGAGCAGGCAGCCGGCGCATCGCTGTTTACGCTTGACTATGCGGCGAAGACGGCCATCAGCACGCGCACCGAGCTCGGCCTGCGCGGCGACAAGTCGTTCGCGATGCAGGATGCGATCCTCACGCTGCGCGGACGCGCCGCCTGGGCGCATGACTTCAACCGTGATCGCAGCGTGGCCGCGGCATTCCAGTCATTGCCGGGGGCGAGTTTCGTCGTGAACGGTGCGCAGCAGGCGGCGAACACCGCACTGACATCGGCTTCGGCGGAGATTGCCTTCAGCAATGGCATCTCGCTATCCGCGACATTCGACGGCGAATTCTCCGACGTCACGCAGAGCTATGCGGGGAAGGGCGTGGTGCGCTACGCGTGGTGA